A single Triticum dicoccoides isolate Atlit2015 ecotype Zavitan chromosome 2A, WEW_v2.0, whole genome shotgun sequence DNA region contains:
- the LOC119356305 gene encoding pentatricopeptide repeat-containing protein At3g22150, chloroplastic-like: MAPPQCAVSSPPAPTNAANAAGGGKGRTQLAVAQVKKLCKQGRLEQARRLLLDALPRPPPTLLCNVLLIAYVAAALPDHALRLYALLNHAARPAPRSDHYTYSCALTACARSRRLRLGRSVHAHLLRRARSLPDTAVLRNSLLNLYASCARYRHGGVDVVRRLFDAMPKKNVVSWNTLFGWYVKTGRPDEALEMFVRMLEDGVRPTPVSFVNVFPAAGSGDPSWPFLLYGLLIKHGVEYVNDLFVVSSAIGMFSEIGDVQTARMVFDRAAKKNIEVWNTMITGYVQNGQFSEAMDLFIQILGSKEVPSDVVTFLSAVTAASQSQDVRLGQQLHGYLMKGMHSTLPVILGNALVVMYSRCGNVQTAFELFDRLPEKDIVSWNTMITAFVQNDFDLEGLLLVYQMQKSGFIPDTVTLTAVLSAASNTGDLQIGKQSHGYLIRHGIEGEGLESYLIDMYSKSGRIDMAQRVFDGYGNNRDEVTWNAMIAGYTQSGQPEQAVLAFRAMIEAGVEPTSVTLASVLPACDPVGGGVCAGKQIHCFALRHSLDTNVFVGTALVDMYSKCGEISAAENVFGGMTDKSTVTYTTMISGLGQHGFGERALSLFYLMRDKGLKPDAVTFLATISACNYSGLVDEGLSLYRSMETFGLLATPQHHCCIVDLLAKAGRVDEAYDFVESLAEDGNFIAIWGSLLASCKAQGKMELAAWATEKVLNIEKQYGHAGYNVLLSQLFAAEGNWSSADSLRKEMRLRGARKEVGSSWIKVQTAALQDRSVERNQKQNFPENEHVFSMLDGDTCSTDAII, from the coding sequence ATGGCTCCTCCTCAGTGCGCCGTCTCGTCGCCGCCCGCCCCCACCAATGCCGCCAATGCCGCCGGCGGAGGCAAGGGCAGGACGCAGCTGGCGGTGGCGCAGGTGAAGAAGCTCTGCAAGCAGGGGCGGCTCGAGCAGGCGCGGCGGCTGCTGCTGGACGCGCTGCCGCGCCCGCCGCCGACGCTGCTCTGCAACGTGCTCCTCATCGCCTACGTCGCCGCCGCGCTCCCGGACCACGCGCTCCGCCTCTACGCGCTCCTCAACCACGCCGCGCGCCCCGCGCCCCGCTCCGACCACTACACCTACTCGTGCGCGCTCAccgcctgcgcccgctcccgccgcCTGCGCCTCGGGAGGTCCGTCCACGCGCACCTCCTCCGCCGCGCCCGCTCGCTCCCGGACACCGCCGTCCTCCGCAACTCGCTGCTCAACCTCTACGCCTCCTGCGCGAGGTACCGCCACGGCGGCGTCGACGTCGTCCGCAGGCTGTTCGACGCAATGCCCAAGAAGAACGTCGTTTCGTGGAACACCCTCTTTGGCTGGTACGTCAAGACGGGGCGTCCCGATGAAGCCCTGGAGATGTTCGTGCGCATGCTGGAGGACGGCGTTAGGCCCACGCCGGTCAGCTTCGTGAACGTCTTCCCGGCGGCGGGGAGCGGCGATCCCAGCTGGCCATTCTTGCTCTATGGTTTGCTGATAAAGCATGGGGTGGAGTATGTCAATGATCTCTTTGTTGTCAGCTCGGCGATCGGCATGTTCTCTGAGATTGGCGATGTGCAGACAGCTCGGATGGTGTTTGACCGTGCTGCCAAGAAGAACATTGAGGTTTGGAACACGATGATCACTGGGTACGTGCAGAATGGGCAGTTTTCTGAAGCCATGGATCTCTTTATCCAGATACTGGGGTCTAAAGAGGTTCCATCGGATGTTGTGACTTTCTTGTCAGCCGTCACAGCGGCGTCGCAGTCACAAGATGTCAGGTTGGGTCAGCAACTGCATGGCTACTTGATGAAAGGAATGCACAGCACACTGCCTGTGATACTGGGTAATGCGCTTGTCGTGATGTACTCGAGATGCGGCAATGTTCAGACTGCATTTGAACTGTTCGATCGGTTGCCAGAGAAGGACATTGTTTCCTGGAACACCATGATCACTGCTTTTGTGCAAAATGATTTTGACTTGGAGGGCCTGTTGCTCGTTTATCAGATGCAGAAATCAGGTTTCATTCCTGATACGGTGACATTGACTGCAGTGCTGTCTGCAGCATCAAATACAGGAGACCTTCAGATTGGTAAACAGTCGCATGGGTATCTCATCAGACATGGCATTGAGGGCGAGGGCTTGGAGAGCTATCTAATAGACATGTACTCCAAGTCTGGCCGCATAGACATGGCTCAGAGAGTGTTTGATGGCTATGGGAATAACAGAGATGAAGTCACTTGGAATGCCATGATAGCAGGGTACACGCAGAGTGGCCAGCCTGAACAGGCAGTCTTAGCATTCCGGGCGATGATCGAGGCAGGTGTGGAACCTACTTCAGTGACACTTGCTTCAGTGCTTCCTGCTTGTGACCCCGTTGGAGGGGGTGTATGTGCAGGGAAGCAGATACATTGTTTTGCTCTGCGCCACTCCTTGGATACCAATGTCTTTGTAGGCACAGCTCTTGTTGATATGTACTCCAAGTGCGGGGAGATTTCTGCAGCAGAGAATGTCTTTGGTGGCATGACTGACAAGAGCACTGTCACCTACACGACAATGATCTCTGGTCTTGGCCAGCACGGTTTCGGTGAGAGAGCACTATCCCTCTTCTACTTGATGCGAGACAAGGGGTTAAAGCCTGACGCCGTGACCTTCCTGGCAACCATTTCAGCATGTAATTACTCTGGACTCGTCGATGAAGGTCTTTCTTTGTACAGGTCAATGGAAACATTTGGGCTTTTAGCTACCCCTCAGCACCACTGCTGTATCGTGGACTTGTTGGCTAAAGCCGGGAGGGTGGATGAAGCATACGACTTTGTAGAAAGCCTGGCTGAGGATGGGAACTTCATCGCCATCTGGGGATCGCTTCTGGCATCCTGCAAAGCGCAAGGCAAGATGGAGTTGGCAGCATGGGCGACTGAGAAGGTGCTCAACATTGAGAAGCAGTATGGTCATGCAGGCTACAATGTTTTGCTGTCGCAGCTATTTGCTGCTGAAGGTAACTGGAGTAGCGCTGATAGTCTGAGAAAGGAGATGAGATTGAGGGGGGCGAGGAAAGAGGTGGGTTCTAGTTGGATCAAAGTCCAGACTGCAGCATTGCAGGACAGATCTGtggagaggaaccaaaagcaaaattTCCCCGAAAATGAGCATGTGTTCTCGATGCTGGATGGGGATACTTGCAGTACAGACGCAATCATTTAA
- the LOC119356307 gene encoding alkylated DNA repair protein ALKBH8 homolog, with the protein MAKSGYTRPPPTAEDAAALPAPSAVLYVANCGPVVGLTHDDVAAAFGAFGEVEAVSAADDSGARVIVRFREPAAAGAAMAALHGRPCARLAGRVLHMRYSVPAPPKAPVAVSAPPVALSSSELGIPGVHLVQEFVTAAEEQELLAAVDSRPWKRLAKRRVQHYGYEFLYETRNVDSKQFLGELPSFVSKILDKIVTFPGVKNCTGKLVDQLTVNEYPCGVGLSPHIDTHSAFEEMIFSLSLAGPCIMEFRQYPKGSWRAPSVVSGTDEGSIQDPQCIRKSVFLPPRSMLLMSGEGRYAWHHYIPHHKIDDVAGQVIKRNSRRVSFTLRKARMGLCECEYGQFCDSQSK; encoded by the exons ATGGCCAAGTCTGGGTACACGCGCCCGCCGCCCACGGCCGAGGACGCCGCCGCGCTCCCCGCTCCCAGCGCCGTCCTGTACGTGGCCAACTGCGGGCCGGTGGTGGGGCTGACCCACGACGACGTCGCCGCGGCCTTCGGCGCCTTCGGGGAGGTCGAGGCGGTcagcgccgccgacgacagcggcgCGCGCGTCATCGTCCGGTTCCGCGAGCCCGCCGCCGCGGGGGCCGCGATGGCCGCGCTCCACGGGCGCCCCTGCGCCCGCCTCGCGGGCCGCGTGCTGCACATGCGCTACTCGGTGCCCGCCCCGCCCAAGGCCCCCGTCGCCGTCTCCGCTCCCCCGGTGGCCCTCTCGTCGTCGGAGCTCGGCATCCCGGGCGTTCACTTGGTCCAGGAGTTCGTCACTGCCGCCGAGGAACAG GAGCTTCTTGCAGCCGTGGACAGTAGGCCGTGGAAAAGGTTGGCGAAAAGGCGAGTTCAGCATTACGGTTATGAATTTCTGTATGAA ACCAGGAATGTTGATTCGAAGCAGTTTTTGGGTGAATTGCCATCTTTTGTTTCAAAAATCCTTGACAAAATTGTGACATTCCCTGGTGTGAAGAATTGTACTGGAAAACTGGTGGATCAATTGACG GTAAATGAATATCCTTGTGGTGTAGGTTTGTCTCCACACATAGACACACACTCAGCATTCGAAGAAATGATTTTTAGTCTTTCTTTGGCTGGACCTTGCATTATGGAGTTCAGACAATACCCGAAAGGCAGTTGGCGTGCTCCAAGTGTGGTCAGTGGAACTGATGAAGGTAGCATCCAAGATCCACAATGCATACGGAAATCTGTATTTCTACCTCCTCGGTCAATGTTACTCATGTCTGGAGAAGGTCGATATGCTTGGCATCACTATATACCACACCATAAG ATTGATGACGTGGCTGGTCAAGTCATTAAAAGAAATTCGCGACGGGTTTCCTTCACTTTACGAAAG GCGAGGATGGGTCTTTGCGAATGTGAATATGGGCAATTTTGTGATTCACAGAGCAAGTAA
- the LOC119356306 gene encoding dual specificity protein kinase YAK1 homolog — MEGSGRQGKDAAPAWAPSEGTVFRPFVAGAGAGAAEPSPSGSGSGVAARISKLHGVKRKPCVARLTADIINTFERCHPEFKYSETLNPKRFLTHPSTPAHNDGVDNANWDLILYVNLELVNKTSNRRFVVKEMLGQGTFGQVVKCWDTETNKYVAVKVIKNQPAFYQQAIMEVSLLRTLNQKFDPDDKHNIVRMLDYLSFQNHLCIAFEMLGQNLYELLKRNHLRGLKVQFVQAFSKQILDAMIVMRDGGIIHCDLKPENILLAPTAKTAAAVKVIDFGSACLEGKTVYSYIQSRYYRSPEVLLGYPYTTAIDMWSFGCIVAELFIGLPLFPGASEYDVLKRMLKILGGQPPDDLLREAKNTTKFFKHVGSSYLGIGPHDGPGTAYRMLSEDEVEGRETKRPKLGKWYFPQQRLDQLIYTYPWDNTKLPETEKADRVLLVDFLRGLLEFDPNKRWSPFQASGHPFITGEPFTGPYEPVSETPRIPVAHAAAVDHNPGGGHWLVAGLSPQVGSVNRCLPPNNPYPPKMPFSYGSSYGSLGSHGSYAGNAGLASSYGSYGDVNNGNMYYSPVGPSGFSHVSSSPDIRLRPRLSYDRGIRLSPGSMGPMSLGASPSQFTPPNYQMHTPANSTGKHGSGSPASGGIHGSPLGKAGPVGQYSKRKNMPMPPHEYASQHGQGRHGDGVSFSHSDAYIRGHAGYSQHSLPSSGHSSWRPQIASRSGFSVEASSSHGPSQAYNSHNAPPLPSFDVLPDTSAPSTLDPSDWDPNYSDESLLQEDNSLSADLSSSLHIRDATGQPGGSARSTRAQSHNFASSNPLPTSQSYGAGQQLHSGSHGRGTRPTVPINYGGFNPPNYPQQSLRGRHQFLQPRYNQPTNSHMRPPMGSHQSGQPAWPPYGMGEGVPWGGSGVHPFTTGGLPSSLPRKDYGSIF; from the exons ATGGAGGGGAGCGGCAGGCAGGGGAAGGACGCGGCGCCGGCGTGGGCGCCCAGCGAGGGCACGGTGTTCCGGCCCTTCGTCGCGGGCGCAGGGGCGGGGGCGGCTGAGCCGTCCCCGTCGGGGTCGGGCAGTGGCGTTGCCGCACGCATAAGCAAGCTTCATGGCGTCAAGAGGAAACCG TGCGTTGCAAGGCTAACGGCGGACATCATTAACACTTTTGAAAGATGCCACCCTGAGTTTAAGTACTCAGAGACACTAAACCCAAAGCGCTTTCTCACCCATCCTTCGACCCCGGCCCACAATGATGGAGTTGATAATGCAAATTGGGACCTCATATTGTATGTCAACCTGGAGTTGGTCAACAAGACATCAAATCGGAG GTTCGTTGTCAAGGAAATGCTTGGCCAAGGCACGTTTGGCCAAGTTGTGAAATGCTGGGACACAGAAACCAACAAGTATGTTGCTGTGAAGGTTATAAAAAACCAGCCTGCGTTTTATCAGCAGGCCATAATGGAGGTTTCACTGTTGAGAACG CTAAATCAGAAATTTGATCCTGATGATAAGCACAACATTGTCCGAATGCTAGATTATCTCTCATTCCAAAATCACCTGTGtattgcctttgaaatgcttggtCAAAATCT GTATGAGCTTTTAAAAAGGAATCATTTAAGAGGATTGAAAGTGCAATTTGTACAGGCCTTCTCAAAACAG ATATTGGATGCCATGATAGTGATGAGAGATGGTGGCATCATTCACTGCGATCTGAAACCAGAAAATATCCTCTTAGCTCCGAC TGCAAAAACAGCTGCAGCAGTGAAAGTTATTGATTTTGGATCAGCATGCCTGGAGGGTAAAACTGTGTACTCATACATCCAG AGCCGCTATTACAGGTCTCCAGAAGTTCTCCTTGGCTATCC ATATACTACTGCGATTGATATGTGGTCATTCGGTTGCATAGTTGCCGAATTGTTTATAGGTCTACCCTTATTTCCTGGGGCATCAGAATATGATGTGCTTAAGCGTATGCTAAAGATTCTCGG GGGGCAACCACCAGATGACTTGCTAAGGGAAGCTAAGAATACTACTAAATTTTTTAAACATGTTGGAAGTAGTTATCTGGGTATTGGGCCACATGATGGCCCTGGCACTGCATACAGAATGTTAAGTGAAGACGAGGTTGAGGGG AGGGAGACCAAAAGGCCGAAATTAGGGAAATGGTACTTCCCACAGCAAAGGTTGGACCAACTAATATATACCTATCCTTGGGACAATACAAAATTGCCAG AGACAGAAAAAGCAGATCGCGTGCTGTTAGTTGATTTCTTGAGGGGACTTCTTGAATTTGATCCAAATAAGCGATGGTCGCCATTTCAG GCGTCAGGCCATCCATTCATTACAGGCGAACCTTTTACTGGTCCATACGAGCCCGTCTCTGAGACTCCAAGAATT CCTGTTGCTCATGCTGCAGCAGTTGATCACAATCCAGGAGGAGGTCACTGGTTAGTTGCAGGTCTTTCCCCTCAG GTTGGAAGTGTGAACAGATGTCTACCTCCTAATAACCCCTATCCTCCAAAAATGCCTTTTTCTTATGGGAGTAGTTATGGAAGTCTTGGTAGCCATGGTAGCTATGCTGGCAATGCTGGTCTTGCTAGCAGCTATGGAAGCTATGGTGATGTTAATAATGGCAACATGTATTACTCACCAGTAGGTCCTTCTGGATTTTCACATGTTAGCTCTAGTCCAGATATTAGGCTGAGACCTCGTCTCTCTTACGATAGAGGCATTCGATTGAGCCCTGGAAGTATGGGGCCTATGTCTCTTGGTGCCAGTCCATCACAATTTACCCCACCAAACTACCAGATGCATACCCCGGCTAATTCTACTGGGAAGCATGGCTCTGGTTCTCCTGCGAGTGGAGGCATTCATGGCTCCCCATTGGGAAAAGCTGGACCAGTAGGCCAATACAGcaagaggaagaacatgccgatgcCACCACATGAATATGCATCTCAGCATGGACAAGGACGACATGGAGATGGTGTCAGTTTTAGTCATTCGGATGCCTATATTCGCGGACATGCTGGCTACTCTCAGCATTCATTACCTAGTTCTGGTCATTCTAGTTGGAGACCACAAATAGCTTCCAGGAGTGGTTTTTCCGTGGAGGCTTCTTCTAGTCATGGGCCTTCCCAAGCATATAATTCACATAATGCTCCACCTTTGCCCTCATTTGACGTATTACCGGATACATCAGCTCCATCAACACTTGATCCTTCTGATTGGGATCCTAATTATAG TGATGAGTCACTATTGCAAGAAGACAATTCATTGTCAGCTGATTTAAGCAGCAGCCTTCAtattagagatgcaactggtcagcCAGGCGGATCTGCCAGATCAACCCGTGCCCAAAGCCACAACTTTGCAAGCTCTAACCCTTTACCGACAAGCCAAAG CTACGGAGCGGGTCAGCAACTTCACTCAGGCTCCCATGGGAGGGGCACCCGTCCTACTGTTCCAATCAATTACGGTGGTTTCAACCCTCCGAACTATCCTCAGCAAAGTCTCCGAGGTCGCCATCAATTTCTTCAACCGAGATACAACCAGCCAACTAACAGTCATATGCGGCCACCGATGGGGAGTCACCAAAGCGGGCAGCCTGCATGGCCTCCCTATGGCATGGGTGAGGGAGTGCCCTGGG GAGGATCAGGCGTGCATCCGTTTACGACGGGCGGGCTACCCTCGTCCCTTCCCAGAAAAGATTATGGGAGCATATTTTAG
- the LOC119356308 gene encoding probable protein-S-isoprenylcysteine O-methyltransferase, with amino-acid sequence MRHLPLPAPLQRQASLPAAQALSPSASSGPQIPAVPMAARTQAWQFAAALAFFHGSEYVLAAAFHGHSNVTATSLLISKQYVLAMSFAMVEHLTESLFFPEIKGYLFVSNIGLLMVLVGEIIRKIAVVTAGRAFTHVIRIQYEDQHQLVTHGIYRFMRHPGYSGFLLWAVGTQVMLCNPVSTVVFALVLWRFFAKRIPYEEFFLRQFFGSQYEEYARKVHSGLPFIN; translated from the exons ATGCGGCATCTCCCCCTCCCGGCACCTCTCCAACGCCAAGCATCTCTTCCCGCTGCCCAAGCCCTGAGCCCCAGCGCAAGCTCCGGTCCCCAGATCCCCGCTGTGCCCATGGCGGCGCGGACGCAGGCGTGGCAGTTCGCGGCCGCCTTGGCCTTCTTCCACGGCTCCGAGTACGTCCTCGCCGCCGCCTTCCACGGCCACAGCAACGTCACCGCCACCT CACTTCTTATCAGCAAGCAGTATGTTTTGGCAATGAGTTTTGCAATGGTGGAACACCTGACAGAAAGTCTTTTCTTCCCAGAAATAAAAGGGTATCTGTTTGTCAGTAATATTGGCCTTCTGATGGTGCTTGTTGGTGAAATTATTCGTAAAATTGCTGTTGTAACAGCTGGACGTGCCTTTACACATGTTATACGGATTCAGTATGAAGACCAGCATCAGTTGGTAACTCATGGAATTTATAG ATTTATGCGGCATCCTGGGTATTCAGGCTTTCTTCTATGGGCAGTTGGAACGCAGGTTATGCTGTGCAATCCAGTATCTACAGTTGTATTTGCATTGGTGTTGTGGCGTTTCTTTGCAAAGCGGATACC ATATGAAGAATTTTTCTTGAGGCAATTTTTTGGCTCTCAATATGAAGAATATGCACGGAAAGTGCACTCGGGGTTACCATTTATAAACTGA